A single Opisthocomus hoazin isolate bOpiHoa1 chromosome 1, bOpiHoa1.hap1, whole genome shotgun sequence DNA region contains:
- the BCL9 gene encoding B-cell CLL/lymphoma 9 protein isoform X3: MHSSNPKVRNSPSGNTQSSPKSKQEVMVRPPTVMSPSGNPQLDSKFSNQGKQGGSTSQSQPSPCDPKSGGHPPKVLPGPGGSMGLKNGAGNGAKGKGKRERSISADSFEQREAGTPNDDPEIKDCNSADHVKSQESQHTPHSMTPSNASAPRSSTPSHGLTAALEPASGQKTPSKVVYVFSTEMANKAAEAVLKGQVETIVSFHIQNISNSKAERNTVPLNPQIAALRTEPKPLPQPQAPAAQDQNPPQNAKMQPTTPVSAPVSKSTGPPCPIDQDSPSVESKVMSVGSPANSTPLQTEGFGQSSTPNNRAVSPVSQGSNSSAADPKGPAQQVSGGDPSSLGENPDGLSQEQLEHRERSLQTLRDIQRMLFPDEKEFAGGQSGGPPPNAGVLDGPQKKPEGPIQAMMAQSQSLGKGSGSRTDGGAPFGPQGHRDMPFSPDEMGPPPMNSQSGPIGPDHLDHMTPEQVAWLKLQQEFYEEKRRKQEQVVVQQCSLQDMMVHQHGPRGVVRGPPPPYQMTPGEGWGPGGPEPFPEGMNMSHSLPPRGMAPHPNMPGSQMRLPGFAGMMNPDMEGPSVPNPASRPGLSGVSWPDDVPKIPDGRSFPPGQGVFSGPGRGERFPNPQGLPEELYQQQLAEKQMGLPPGLSMEGIRPGMEINRMMPSQRHMEPGNNPIFPRMPVEGPMSPSRADFPKGIPPQMASSRELEFGMGPGSMKGDMGMNVSMGSNPPLVPQKLREAGVGPEEMMKLRPGVSEMLSSQQKMVPLPFGEHPQQEYGMGPRPFLPMSQGPGVGLRNLREQMGPDQRTNNRLSHMPPLPLNPTSNPNSLNTAPPAQRSLGRKPLDISAAGQVHSPGINPLKSPTMRQVQSPMMGSPSGNLKSPQTPSQLAGMLAGPTAAAAAASIKSPPVLGSAAASPVHLKSPSLPAPSPGWTSSPKPPLQSPGIPPNHKASLAMSSPAMMGNVESGGPPPSTVSQSAPATLPGNLPSSSPYTMPPEPTLSQNPLSIMMSRMSKFAMPSSTPLYHDAIKTVASSDDDSPPARSPNLPPMNSVPGPNPVGPMPTLSPMGMTQPLSHNNQMPSPNAMGPNIPPHGVPVGPGLMSHNPMMGHGSQESPMVPQGRLGFPQGFPPVQSPPQQVPFPHNGPSGGQGNFPAGMGFHGEGPLGRPTNLPQSSTDPALCKTGGPGGPDSFTVLGNNMPSVFTDPELQEVIRPGATGIPEFDLSRIIPSEKPSQTLQYFPRGEVPGRKQPQGPGPGFSHMQGMIGEQTPRMGLTLPGMGGPGPVGTPDIPLGTAPSMPAHNPMRPPAFLQQGMMGPHHRMMSPAQTAMPGQPALMSNPVAAVGMIPGKDRAPAGLYSHPGPVGSPGMMMSMQGMMGPQQNIMIPPQMRPRGMAADVGMGGFSQGPGNPGNMMF, translated from the exons TAGCCCCAAATCAAAGCAGGAGGTGATGGTCCGTCCCCCTACAGTGATGTCCCCGTCTGGCAACCCCCAACTGGATTCCAAATTTTCCAACCAGGGCAAACAAGGGGGCTCCACCAGCCAATCCCAGCCGTCCCCTTGTGACCCCAAAAGTGGAGGTCACCCTCCCAAAGTGCTCCCTGGCCCAGGTGGGAGCATGGGGCTGAAGAATGGGGCTGGAAATGGTgccaaggggaaggggaagagagagaggagcaTTTCGGCGGACTCCTTTGAACAGAGGGAAGCTGGGACTCCTAATGACGACCCTGAAATCAAAG ACTGCAATTCTGCTGATCATGTGAAGTCCCAGGAGTCTCAGCACACACCACACTCCATGACTCCTTCAAATGCTTCAGCCCCAAGGTCTTCCACACCTTCCCATGGCCTGACTGCTGCTTTGGAGCCAGCAAGTGGGCAGAAGACTCCATCCAAAGTGGTTTACGTCTTTTCTACTGAGATGGCCAACAA ggctgcagaagcTGTGCTGAAGGGACAGGTGGAAACCATCGTGTCCTTTCATATCCAGAACATCTCGAACAGCAAGGCGGAACGAAACACTGTACCTTTG AACCCCCAGATCGCTGCACTTCGGACTGAACCCAAGCCCCTGccgcagccccaggcccccgctGCCCAGGACCAGAACCCTCCCCAGAACGCCAAAATGCAGCCGACTACACCCGTGTCAGCGCCGGTATCCAAATCCACTGGCCCCCCGTGTCCCATAGACCAGGACAGTCCCAGCGTGGAAAGCAAAGTGATGTCTGTGGGCAGCCCTGCCAACTCTACCCCGCTGCAGACAGAAGGATTTGGGCAGAGTTCGACCCCCAATAATCGAGCAGTTAGCCCAGTTTCACAAGGTAGCAATAGCTCGGCTGCAGACCCCAAAGGTCCTGCCCAGCAGGTGTCTGGTGGGGACCCGTCCAGTTTGGGCGAGAATCCGGACGGACTGTCGCAGGAGCAGCTGGAGCATCGCGAGCGCTCGTTGCAGACCCTGAGGGACATCCAGCGCATGCTCTTCCCTGATGAGAAGGAGTTTGCGGGAGGGCAAAGCGGGGGGCCACCCCCAAACGCTGGGGTGCTGGACGGTCCCCAAAAGAAACCTGAAGGGCCGATACAGGCCATGATGGCTCAGTCCCAAAGTTTAGGCAAAGGGTCAGGGTCTCGGACAGATGGAGGGGCTCCGTTTGGCCCTCAAGGACACAGGGACATGCCCTTCTCGCCCGATGAAATGGGGCCACCACCAATGAACTCCCAGTCAGGACCCATAGGCCCAGACCACCTGGACCACATGACTCCTGAGCAGGTCGCCTGGCTCAAGCTGCAGCAGGAGTTTTatgaggagaagagaagaaagcaagagCAGGTGGTTGTGCAGCAGTGTTCCCTGCAGGACATGATGGTCCATCAGCACGGGCCTCGTGGGGTGGTCCGAGGCCCTCCACCTCCCTACCAGATGAccccaggggagggctggggacctgggggtccGGAGCCCTTCCCTGAAGGCATGAACATGTCACACTCTCTGCCCCCCAGGGGCATGGCCCCTCATCCCAACATGCCCGGCAGCCAGATGCGCCTGCCTGGTTTTGCGGGAATGATGAACCCTGACATGGAGGGCCCCAGTGTCCCGAATCCCGCCTCCCGGCCCGGGCTTTCGGGCGTTAGTTGGCCAGACGACGTGCCAAAAATCCCAGACGGCCGAAGCTTCCCTCCTGGCCAGGGTGTCTTCAGCGGCCCTGGCCGAGGGGAGCGGTTCCCCAACCCTCAGGGCCTGCCCGAAGAGCTCTACCAGCAGCAGCTGGCCGAGAAACAGATGGGCCTCCCTCCCGGCCTGAGCATGGAAGGCATCAGGCCCGGCATGGAGATAAACAGAATGATGCCCTCCCAGAGACACATGGAGCCCGGGAATAACCCCATCTTCCCTCGCATGCCAGTGGAAGGGCCGATGAGCCCCTCCCGGGCGGACTTCCCGAAAGGAATACCCCCACAAATGGCCTCTAGCAGGGAGCTGGAGTTCGGGATGGGCCCCGGCAGCATGAAGGGGGACATGGGCATGAACGTCAGCATGGGCTCCAACCCACCCCTGGTCCCTCAGAAGCTGAGGGAGGCAGGAGTCGGGCCGGAAGAGATGATGAAACTTCGCCCCGGCGTCTCGGAGATGCTCTCCTCTCAGCAGAAAATGGTACCGCTGCCGTTCGGGGAGCACCCGCAGCAGGAGTATGGCATGGGTCCCAGGCCGTTCCTTCCCATGTCTCAGGGCCCGGGAGTCGGTCTCCGCAATCTCAGAGAACAGATGGGGCCTGACCAAAGGACTAACAACCGGCTCAGCCACATGCCGCCACTACCTCTCAATCCCACCAGTAACCCCAACAGCCTCAACACTGCTCCCCCTGCGCAGCGCAGCCTCGGCCGCAAGCCCTTGGATATCTCCGCAGCTGGCCAGGTGCATTCGCCAGGAATCAACCCCCTCAAGTCCCCCACCATGCGCCAGGTCCAGTCTCCCATGATGGGGTCTCCCTCGGGGAACCTCAAGTCCCCTCAGACGCCCTCCCAGCTGGCAGGAATGCTCGCCGGCCCCACTGCCGCAGCTGCCGCTGCCTCCATTAAGTCCCCCCCTGTCTTGgggtctgctgctgcttctcctgtccaTCTCAAGTCTCCGTCTCTCCCCGCACCTTCTCCCGGGTGGACTTCATCTCCAAagccccctctgcagagccctgggaTTCCCCCGAACCACAAGGCGTCTCTCGCTATGTCTTCTCCAGCCATGATGGGGAACGTGGAGTCAG GTGGTCCACCTCCTTCCACAGTCAGCCAGTCTGCTCCTGCGACTCTCCCTGGAAATCTTCCCTCTAGCAGTCCTTACACAATGCCTCCAGAGCCGACCCTCTCCCAGAATCCCCTCTCCATTATGATGTCCAGGATGTCCAAATTTGCCATGCCCAGCTCTACACCACTCTATCATGATGCCATCAAAACTGTGGCCAGCTCGGATGATGACTCCCCTCCAGCACGCTCCCCAAACTTACCACCTATGAACAGTGTACCAG GTCCAAACCCAGTGGGTCCAATGCCAACCCTTAGCCCAATGGGAATGACCCAGCCTCTTTCCCATAACAACCAGATGCCCTCTCCAAATGCGATGGGACCCAATATACCTCCTCATGGGGTCCCCGTGGGGCCCGGCCTGATGTCACACAATCCGATGATGGGGCACGGATCCCAGGAGTCTCCAATGGTACCTCAGGGACGCCTGGGCTTCCCACAGGGGTTCCCTCCTGTACAGTCCCCTCCACAGCAGGTGCCATTTCCACACAACGGGCCCAGCGGTGGACAAGGCAACTTCCCAGCAGGAATGGGCTTCCACGGAGAAGGACCTCTGGGGCGTCCTACCAACCTGCCCCAAAGTTCGACAGATCCAGCACTTTGCAAGACTGGAGGCCCTGGCGGTCCAGACTCCTTCACTGTTCTTGGAAACAATATGCCTTCGGTTTTCACTGATCCGGAGCTGCAGGAGGTGATCCGTCCTGGAGCCACGGGAATACCCGAGTTCGATCTGTCCAGGATTATCCCTTCGGAGAAGCCTAGCCAGACGCTACAGTATTTCCCTCGTGGGGAGGTGCCGGGCCGCAAGCAGCCGCAGGGCCCTGGGCCGGGGTTTTCCCACATGCAGGGGATGATAGGAGAGCAGACCCCGAGGATGGGACTAACGTTGCCTGGCATGGGGGGCCCTGGGCCAGTGGGAACTCCGGATATCCCTCTTGGGACGGCTCCGTCCATGCCAGCTCATAACCCGATGAGACCGCCTGCCTTCCTGCAGCAAGGCATGATGGGGCCGCACCACCGCATGATGTCACCAGCACAAACGGCGATGCCTGGCCAGCCCGCGCTAATGAGTAATCCCGTGGCCGCCGTGGGCATGATCCCAGGCAAGGACCGAGCCCCTGCGGGGCTGTACAGCCACCCGGGCCCTGTGGGGTCACCTGGCATGATGATGTCAATGCAGGGCATGATGGGACCCCAACAAAACATCATGATTCCCCCCCAGATGAGGCCCCGAGGTATGGCTGCTGATGTTGGCATGGGAGGATTTAGCCAAGGCCCTGGAAACCCAGGGAACATGATGTTCTAA